From Eptesicus fuscus isolate TK198812 chromosome 22, DD_ASM_mEF_20220401, whole genome shotgun sequence, a single genomic window includes:
- the LOC129147952 gene encoding histone H4 — protein sequence MSGRGKGGKGLGKGGAKRHRKVLRDNIQGITKPAIRRLARRGGVKRISGLIYEETRGVLKVFLENVIRDAVTYTEHAKRKTVTAMDVVYALKRQGRTLYGFGG from the coding sequence ATGTCCGGACGCGGCAAAGGCGGGAAGGGCCTGGGCAAGGGCGGCGCCAAGCGCCACCGCAAGGTGCTGCGCGACAACATCCAGGGCATCACCAAGCCCGCCATCCGGCGCCTGGCGCGGCGCGGCGGCGTCAAGCGCATCTCCGGGCTCATCTACGAGGAGACGCGCGGGGTGCTCAAGGTGTTCCTGGAGAACGTGATCCGCGACGCCGTCACCTACACGGAGCACGCCAAGCGCAAGACGGTCACGGCCATGGACGTGGTGTACGCGCTCAAGCGCCAGGGCCGCACCCTCTACGGCTTCGGCGGCTGA
- the H1-1 gene encoding histone H1.1, translating into MSETAPPAPSASTAPEKPSAGKKAKKPAKAAATARKKPAGPSVSELLVQAVAASKERSGVSLAALKKALAAAGYDVDKNNSRIKLGLKSLVSKGTLLQTKGTGASGSFKLNKKAASGEAKPSAAKVKATGAAKKPKKPAGAAAKKAVKTPKKAKKPAVAKKAARSPKKPKAVKPKKVAKSPAKAVRPKAAKAKVAKPKAAAKAKKAAPKKK; encoded by the coding sequence ATGTCCGAGACGGCACCCCCGGCCCCCTCGGCCTCCACCGCCCCCGAGAAGCCCTCGGCCGGCAAGAAGGCGAAGAAGCCGGCGAAGGCGGCGGCCACCGCCAGGAAGAAGCCCGCGGGGCCCTCGGTCTCCGAGCTGCTGGTCCAGGCGGTCGCCGCCTCCAAGGAGCGCAGCGGCGTGTCGCTGGCCGCGCTCAAGAAGGCGCTGGCGGCCGCGGGCTACGACGTGGACAAGAACAACAGCCGCATCAAGCTGGGCCTCAAGAGCCTGGTGAGCAAGGGCACCCTGCTGCAGACCAAGGGCACCGGCGCCTCGGGCTCCTTCAAGCTCAACAAGAAGGCGGCCTCCGGCGAGGCCAAGCCCAGCGCCGCGAAGGTCAAGGCCACGGGCGCTGCTAAGAAACCCAAGAAGCCCGCGGGCGCCGCCGCCAAGAAGGCTGTCAAGACTCCGAAGAAGGCCAAGAAGCCGGCGGTGGCCAAGAAGGCTGCCAGGAGCCCCAAGAAGCCCAAGGCGGTGAAGCCCAAGAAGGTGGCCAAGAGCCCGGCCAAGGCCGTGAGGCCCAAAGCGGCCAAGGCCAAGGTGGCCAAGCCCAAAGCCGCGGCCAAGGCCAAGAAGGCGGCGCCCAAGAAGAAGTAG